In Necator americanus strain Aroian chromosome IV, whole genome shotgun sequence, the following proteins share a genomic window:
- a CDS encoding hypothetical protein (NECATOR_CHRIV.G17196.T1) has protein sequence MSSASSESNCSASVRPEGYESNSGEPAERLDQSCEGEEEEDEEYVNPRELVDEFETVFDEKGYEIIPEYYDSLLFLCRDFNNGFTWQLRLITLETLLRAFDSMKSVLMKFLFRSLNCGQDRSEEDAEKALAFSDTLSVIVSLVKAITEICEDEINSIAYANIISQANTCRLGERELCSEREDIDNNVLQCYDILKRKVLEMFHSICTFSVPDRTGNTIRNALRFLWEHEEVDKELLCTMASAIIEFIKHPKFCCKSTGALNSLRQMFCFLRPICVEFNQHKAVAWLLVSTTMELKYLKDSTTIENFPFLAAVKSVSVDGDLDHLLYYMYYFAMDELHRNFLSTSCCHIPRPYILFIESMAEIAPYIFFENIAPLIPILDYDPYTLRSRILSAFSTMLTTGVEETRFSVVKQNTAIIRERMVDEIQLHLSDTALQVRSKAISCCVEMAQSGNVPEIYLRKGLVNAVAEHLTEKTATLRRAAVKFLKFYLARNPFGTNLSRSHLFAVYQRLQIVEKLSTDTGLASDDFLKRIAEQFFDSISDKLGNILKRLVEEQSSLQHDDYELITTPLEEVMQLVVHQLFFPNSVQNALKVVVKLFYLGKFDNMSLEQSKEEIVDSLLVMLRQRFLNAPKELVDGCDENANVVPSSLSCDLNDADRNEKKLQFLEDAFILHDQIYKLVPEVVRSVVAKDLADVREAVNFLLICCRFLIRGCEAALFELYRRVENLSDDSKTEVIDAIASLFIVRRTDGKIEVFDTSLQLLKLLKRVEETDHYAVENLFCVMSQQYNYPTTVACVLFQILETKYLEDRVLAMKALTILAKGNRIFMRQHLREFQKYIRGSDDILACEALRALSNLVPLHSDSPEEKSDRDIFRLRIFDSLFPDIERLLFRLMLSDDAEATATLWHTCARNAIRVLFALSSEVDFMMSRVLGKTIWYAKRSADILIFYEKFKETQKNLNSDLIEDRRVYWNMKWQRTLERTLTIIGEIVEAMFVHISGSFKHELKRVAELVEVELKSDHETDEDYGNFDVNRSEVETDFAYEAGIFNMKPTSEKDIEVIATVPSTKTTIYIKQEVCDEKDDKSKPITEVVNDSEEEKGQTNPTTVDDLIRTHVNKLLEDSLLEPSSTLGVCLTFVVSCMRTASYCKAIRDAATRTFSKFMLISPHLAERGASFLFTVLCCDEEPQMRKYLLTSSIDVLRRFPAMLEKYALFIYRMTRDEDASVRLTAILHLTHLLSNDFLKPRGCLSDVAFCMLPSKSSSSGEREVAAAACNLFTELSKKGTLLVNVLPDIICRLSRYGDKVSMDAFKTVVSRLLGMIGDYSHDFMVEKMCHRFDFCGSKEAVENNEKIAQYFSHFISQLTLSEKSLSKMCSFLPHFAPFLDDDVIFNDFTGVVKSFMDNDPTTSAKETAEELLRKMEYLHKKSCLSEEENKRMLESVGVINLNVSVENGADGCPTAVFSFEDCEQPI, from the exons CATTCGACTCGATGAAGTCAGTCCTAATgaagtttttgtttcgttcTCTTAATTGCGGACAAGATCGAAGTGAAGAG GATGCTGAGAAGGCGTTGGCATTTTCTGATACTTTATCAGTGATCGTAAGCCTGGTTAAAGCCATCACTGAAATCTGTGAAGATGAAATCAATAGcat CGCCTATGCAAACATTATTAGCCAAGCGAACACTTGTAGATTAGGGGAAAGAGAGCTGTGCTCAGAAAGAGAAGATATTGACAACAATGTGTTGCAATGCTACGATATTCTCAAGCGAAAG GTTTTGGAAATGTTTCACTCAATCTGCACATTTTCTGTTCCTGATCGAACGGGTAATACAATACGGAATgctcttcgttttctttggGAACATGAAGAAGTTGACAAAGAACTGCTTTG CACAATGGCTTCGGCAATCATCGAGTTCATTAAACATCCTAAATTCTGTTGCAAATCCACAGGCGCTCTTAATAGCCTCCGTCAAATGTTCTGCTTTTTGCGGCCCATCTGCGTCGAATTCAACCAACACAAAG CGGTTGCGTGGTTGCTTGTTTCCACAACGATGGAATTGAAGTATCTCAAGGATTCAACCACAATcgagaattttccttttcttgcgGCAGTGAAATCTGTGTCTGTAGATG gTGATTTGGACCATTTGTTGTATTATATGTACTATTTTGCGATGGACGAACTTCATCGCAATTTTTTATCGACGTCATGTTGCCATATACCTCGACCATACATTCTTTTCATTGAGTCGATGGCTGAAATTGCACCctacattttctttgaaaacattgCGCCTTTGATACCGATTCTTGATTATGAT CCATATACGCTTCGTTCACGGATACTTTCTGCTTTCTCTACGATGCTAACCACGGGCGTAGAAGAAACACGGTTTTCCGTTGTTAAGCAGAACACTGCAATAATTCGTGAGAGAATGGTAGATGAAATCCAG CTCCATCTCTCCGATACTGCTTTACAAGTTCGTTCAAAAGCGATTAGTTGTTGCGTTGAAATGGCGCAGAGCGGAAACGTCCCGGAAATATATCTAAGGAAAGGATTGGTGAATGCTGTTG CGGAACACTTAACAGAAAAGACCGCGACTCTGAGAAGAGCTGCagtaaaattcttgaaattctaCCTCGCCAGGAACCCCTTTGGGACGAAT CTTAGCCGTTCCCATTTGTTTGCCGTGTACCAGAGACTCCAAATTGTTGAAAAGCTATCTACAGATACCG GTCTCGCCTCGGATGATTTCTTGAAGAGGATCGCAGAACAGTTCTTCGATTCTATTTCGGACAAACTTGGAAATATTCTGAAAAGGTTGGTTGAAGAGCAGAGCAGCCTTCAACATGATGATTACGAACTCATAACGACACCGCTAGAAGA AGTTATGCAGTTAGTTGTTCATCAACTTTTCTTCCCCAACTCAGTACAGAATGCTTTGAAGGTGGTCGTGAAGTTATTTTATCTAGGCAAATTCGACAATATGAGTTT AGAGCAATCAAAGGAGGAGATAGTCGACTCTTTGCTGGTCATGCTTCGTCAGCGATTTTTGAATGCACCAAAAGAACTGGTCGACGGTTGCGATGAGAATGCAAATGTTGTTCCCAGTTCATTGTCTTGTGATTTGAATGATGCAGatcgaaatgaaaagaaacttcaaTTTCTAGAG GACGCTTTCATATTGCACGATCAGATATACAAATTGGTTCCTGAAGTCGTTAGAAGTGTGGTAGCAAAAGATTTGGCTGATGTACGTGAAGCAGTTAACTTCCTTCTTATCTGCTGCCGCTTTTTAATCCG cGGATGTGAAGCTGCACTTTTTGAGCTATATAGAAGGGTCGAGAACTTATCAGACGATTCGAAAACGGAGGTTATCGATGCCATCGCCTCTCTTTTTATAGTCAGAAGAAC AGATGGTAAAATAGAAGTATTTGACACTTCTCTACAGCTGTTGAAGCTTTTGAAGCGAGTTGAAGAG ACCGATCACTATGCCGTCGAGAATTTGTTTTGTGTGATGTCGCAGCAGTATAACTACCCGACTACTGTGGCCTGTGTGCTTTTCCAG ATTCTTGAAACAAAATATCTGGAGGACAGAGTCCTGGCGATGAAGGCATTGACCATTTTAGCTAA AGGAAATAGAATATTTATGCGTCAACATCTGCGGGAATTCCAAAAGTATATTCGTGGATCCGATGACATCCTGGCCTGTGAAGCTCTTCGAGCGCTCTCTAACCTCGTACCTCTTCATAGC GATTCCcctgaagaaaaatctgatcGAGATATTTTTCGTCTTCGCATTTTTGACTCATTGTTCCCAGATATCGAAAGGCTTCTCTTCAGGC TCATGCTGTCAGACGATGCCGAAGCAACCGCCACATTGTGGCACACATGTGCAAGGAACGCTATCCGCGTGCTTTTTGCCTTATCTAGCGAAGTAGATTTTATGATGTCACGGGTTCTTGGCAAA ACTATCTGGTACGCGAAACGATCAGCAGacattcttattttctatgaaaaattcaaggaaactCAGAAAAACTTGAATTCCGATCTTATTGAGGATAGACG AGTCTACTGGAATATGAAATGGCAGAGGACGTTAGAGCGCACGTTGACAATTATAGGAGAG ATTGTTGAAGCCATGTTTGTGCACATCAGCGGCTCATTCAAACATGAATTGAAGCGAGTTGCAGAGTTAGTCGAAGTAGAGCTTAAG AGCGACCATGAAACGGATGAGGACTATGGGAATTTTGACGTTAACAGGTCTGAAGTAGAGACGGACTTTGCGTACGAAGCTGGCATATTCAACATGAAACCAACCAGTGAAAAGGATATCGAAGTGATAGCAACAGTTCCTTCGACTAAAACTACTATTTACATAAAGCAGGAAGTTTGTGACGAAAAAGATGACAAAAGTAAGCCGATTACGGAAGTGGTGAATGActccgaagaagaaaaaggccAAACCAATC CCACTACTGTTGATGATCTGATACGAACACATGTGAACAAGCTGTTAGAAGATTCTTTGTTGGAACCAAGCAGTACGTTGGGGGTTTGTCTCACTTTTGTTGTCTCATGCATGAGGACAGCTAGTTACTGTAAAGCGATCCGTGATGCTGCTACAAGGACGTTTTCAAAGTTCATGTTGATTAG TCCCCATTTGGCGGAACGAGGCGCTTCGTTTCTGTTTACAGTCCTCTGTTGTGACGAAGAACctcaaatgagaaaatatctGCTAACAAGCAGTATCGATGTGTTGCGTCGTTTTCCAGCAATGTTGGAGAAATATGCACTGTTTATTTATAGAAT GACAAGAGACGAAGATGCATCTGTTCGGCTTACTGCGATACTGCACTTGACTCATTTGCTCTCCAATGACTTCCTTAAG CCACGTGGTTGTCTGTCAGATGTTGCATTTTGTATGTTGCCTTCAAAGTCGTCGAGTAGCGGCGAAAGAGAAGTGGCTGCTGCTGCTTGTAATCTTTTTACAGAACTATCAAAGAAG GGGACTCTTTTAGTAAATGTCCTTCCTGACATCATCTGTCGGCTGTCTCGCTATGGAGACAAAGTTTCAATGGATGCTTTCAAAACAGTTGTGAG TCGATTGCTGGGAATGATTGGAGATTATTCACACGACTTTATGGTGGAGAAGATGTGCCATCGCTTCGACTTTTGTGGAAG TAAAGAAGCAGTGGAGAATAATGAGAAGATCGCCCAATATTTCTCTCACTTCATCTCACAACTCACCCTTTCGGAGAAATCACTTTCAAAG ATGTGCTCGTTCCTTCCTCATTTTGCACCATTTCTCGACGACGACGTGATCTTTAACGACTTCACTGGGGTGGTTAAATCCTTCATGGACAATGACCCCACCACTTCTGCAAAG GAAACAGCAGAAGAATTGCTTCGTAAGATGGAGTACTTACACAAAAAATCGTGTTTATCTGAAGAGGAAAATAAGAGAATGTTAGAAAGCGTTGGCGTTATCAACCTTAATGTTTCAGTGgag aatgGTGCGGATGGTTGTCCGACTGCTGTATTCAGTTTTGAAGATTGCGAGCAGCCAATATAG
- a CDS encoding hypothetical protein (NECATOR_CHRIV.G17196.T2), whose protein sequence is MQGCHESVLTEQKSEEIFILHYFSQAANQTVVLASEGYESNSGEPAERLDQSCEGEEEEDEEYVNPRELVDEFETVFDEKGYEIIPEYYDSLLFLCRDFNNGFTWQLRLITLETLLRAFDSMKSVLMKFLFRSLNCGQDRSEEDAEKALAFSDTLSVIVSLVKAITEICEDEINSIAYANIISQANTCRLGERELCSEREDIDNNVLQCYDILKRKVLEMFHSICTFSVPDRTGNTIRNALRFLWEHEEVDKELLCTMASAIIEFIKHPKFCCKSTGALNSLRQMFCFLRPICVEFNQHKAVAWLLVSTTMELKYLKDSTTIENFPFLAAVKSVSVDGDLDHLLYYMYYFAMDELHRNFLSTSCCHIPRPYILFIESMAEIAPYIFFENIAPLIPILDYDPYTLRSRILSAFSTMLTTGVEETRFSVVKQNTAIIRERMVDEIQLHLSDTALQVRSKAISCCVEMAQSGNVPEIYLRKGLVNAVAEHLTEKTATLRRAAVKFLKFYLARNPFGTNLSRSHLFAVYQRLQIVEKLSTDTGLASDDFLKRIAEQFFDSISDKLGNILKRLVEEQSSLQHDDYELITTPLEEVMQLVVHQLFFPNSVQNALKVVVKLFYLGKFDNMSLEQSKEEIVDSLLVMLRQRFLNAPKELVDGCDENANVVPSSLSCDLNDADRNEKKLQFLEDAFILHDQIYKLVPEVVRSVVAKDLADVREAVNFLLICCRFLIRGCEAALFELYRRVENLSDDSKTEVIDAIASLFIVRRTDGKIEVFDTSLQLLKLLKRVEETDHYAVENLFCVMSQQYNYPTTVACVLFQILETKYLEDRVLAMKALTILAKGNRIFMRQHLREFQKYIRGSDDILACEALRALSNLVPLHSDSPEEKSDRDIFRLRIFDSLFPDIERLLFRLMLSDDAEATATLWHTCARNAIRVLFALSSEVDFMMSRVLGKTIWYAKRSADILIFYEKFKETQKNLNSDLIEDRRVYWNMKWQRTLERTLTIIGEIVEAMFVHISGSFKHELKRVAELVEVELKSDHETDEDYGNFDVNRSEVETDFAYEAGIFNMKPTSEKDIEVIATVPSTKTTIYIKQEVCDEKDDKSKPITEVVNDSEEEKGQTNPTTVDDLIRTHVNKLLEDSLLEPSSTLGVCLTFVVSCMRTASYCKAIRDAATRTFSKFMLISPHLAERGASFLFTVLCCDEEPQMRKYLLTSSIDVLRRFPAMLEKYALFIYRMTRDEDASVRLTAILHLTHLLSNDFLKPRGCLSDVAFCMLPSKSSSSGEREVAAAACNLFTELSKKGTLLVNVLPDIICRLSRYGDKVSMDAFKTVVSRLLGMIGDYSHDFMVEKMCHRFDFCGSKEAVENNEKIAQYFSHFISQLTLSEKSLSKMCSFLPHFAPFLDDDVIFNDFTGVVKSFMDNDPTTSAKETAEELLRKMEYLHKKSCLSEEENKRMLESVGVINLNVSVENGADGCPTAVFSFEDCEQPI, encoded by the exons CATTCGACTCGATGAAGTCAGTCCTAATgaagtttttgtttcgttcTCTTAATTGCGGACAAGATCGAAGTGAAGAG GATGCTGAGAAGGCGTTGGCATTTTCTGATACTTTATCAGTGATCGTAAGCCTGGTTAAAGCCATCACTGAAATCTGTGAAGATGAAATCAATAGcat CGCCTATGCAAACATTATTAGCCAAGCGAACACTTGTAGATTAGGGGAAAGAGAGCTGTGCTCAGAAAGAGAAGATATTGACAACAATGTGTTGCAATGCTACGATATTCTCAAGCGAAAG GTTTTGGAAATGTTTCACTCAATCTGCACATTTTCTGTTCCTGATCGAACGGGTAATACAATACGGAATgctcttcgttttctttggGAACATGAAGAAGTTGACAAAGAACTGCTTTG CACAATGGCTTCGGCAATCATCGAGTTCATTAAACATCCTAAATTCTGTTGCAAATCCACAGGCGCTCTTAATAGCCTCCGTCAAATGTTCTGCTTTTTGCGGCCCATCTGCGTCGAATTCAACCAACACAAAG CGGTTGCGTGGTTGCTTGTTTCCACAACGATGGAATTGAAGTATCTCAAGGATTCAACCACAATcgagaattttccttttcttgcgGCAGTGAAATCTGTGTCTGTAGATG gTGATTTGGACCATTTGTTGTATTATATGTACTATTTTGCGATGGACGAACTTCATCGCAATTTTTTATCGACGTCATGTTGCCATATACCTCGACCATACATTCTTTTCATTGAGTCGATGGCTGAAATTGCACCctacattttctttgaaaacattgCGCCTTTGATACCGATTCTTGATTATGAT CCATATACGCTTCGTTCACGGATACTTTCTGCTTTCTCTACGATGCTAACCACGGGCGTAGAAGAAACACGGTTTTCCGTTGTTAAGCAGAACACTGCAATAATTCGTGAGAGAATGGTAGATGAAATCCAG CTCCATCTCTCCGATACTGCTTTACAAGTTCGTTCAAAAGCGATTAGTTGTTGCGTTGAAATGGCGCAGAGCGGAAACGTCCCGGAAATATATCTAAGGAAAGGATTGGTGAATGCTGTTG CGGAACACTTAACAGAAAAGACCGCGACTCTGAGAAGAGCTGCagtaaaattcttgaaattctaCCTCGCCAGGAACCCCTTTGGGACGAAT CTTAGCCGTTCCCATTTGTTTGCCGTGTACCAGAGACTCCAAATTGTTGAAAAGCTATCTACAGATACCG GTCTCGCCTCGGATGATTTCTTGAAGAGGATCGCAGAACAGTTCTTCGATTCTATTTCGGACAAACTTGGAAATATTCTGAAAAGGTTGGTTGAAGAGCAGAGCAGCCTTCAACATGATGATTACGAACTCATAACGACACCGCTAGAAGA AGTTATGCAGTTAGTTGTTCATCAACTTTTCTTCCCCAACTCAGTACAGAATGCTTTGAAGGTGGTCGTGAAGTTATTTTATCTAGGCAAATTCGACAATATGAGTTT AGAGCAATCAAAGGAGGAGATAGTCGACTCTTTGCTGGTCATGCTTCGTCAGCGATTTTTGAATGCACCAAAAGAACTGGTCGACGGTTGCGATGAGAATGCAAATGTTGTTCCCAGTTCATTGTCTTGTGATTTGAATGATGCAGatcgaaatgaaaagaaacttcaaTTTCTAGAG GACGCTTTCATATTGCACGATCAGATATACAAATTGGTTCCTGAAGTCGTTAGAAGTGTGGTAGCAAAAGATTTGGCTGATGTACGTGAAGCAGTTAACTTCCTTCTTATCTGCTGCCGCTTTTTAATCCG cGGATGTGAAGCTGCACTTTTTGAGCTATATAGAAGGGTCGAGAACTTATCAGACGATTCGAAAACGGAGGTTATCGATGCCATCGCCTCTCTTTTTATAGTCAGAAGAAC AGATGGTAAAATAGAAGTATTTGACACTTCTCTACAGCTGTTGAAGCTTTTGAAGCGAGTTGAAGAG ACCGATCACTATGCCGTCGAGAATTTGTTTTGTGTGATGTCGCAGCAGTATAACTACCCGACTACTGTGGCCTGTGTGCTTTTCCAG ATTCTTGAAACAAAATATCTGGAGGACAGAGTCCTGGCGATGAAGGCATTGACCATTTTAGCTAA AGGAAATAGAATATTTATGCGTCAACATCTGCGGGAATTCCAAAAGTATATTCGTGGATCCGATGACATCCTGGCCTGTGAAGCTCTTCGAGCGCTCTCTAACCTCGTACCTCTTCATAGC GATTCCcctgaagaaaaatctgatcGAGATATTTTTCGTCTTCGCATTTTTGACTCATTGTTCCCAGATATCGAAAGGCTTCTCTTCAGGC TCATGCTGTCAGACGATGCCGAAGCAACCGCCACATTGTGGCACACATGTGCAAGGAACGCTATCCGCGTGCTTTTTGCCTTATCTAGCGAAGTAGATTTTATGATGTCACGGGTTCTTGGCAAA ACTATCTGGTACGCGAAACGATCAGCAGacattcttattttctatgaaaaattcaaggaaactCAGAAAAACTTGAATTCCGATCTTATTGAGGATAGACG AGTCTACTGGAATATGAAATGGCAGAGGACGTTAGAGCGCACGTTGACAATTATAGGAGAG ATTGTTGAAGCCATGTTTGTGCACATCAGCGGCTCATTCAAACATGAATTGAAGCGAGTTGCAGAGTTAGTCGAAGTAGAGCTTAAG AGCGACCATGAAACGGATGAGGACTATGGGAATTTTGACGTTAACAGGTCTGAAGTAGAGACGGACTTTGCGTACGAAGCTGGCATATTCAACATGAAACCAACCAGTGAAAAGGATATCGAAGTGATAGCAACAGTTCCTTCGACTAAAACTACTATTTACATAAAGCAGGAAGTTTGTGACGAAAAAGATGACAAAAGTAAGCCGATTACGGAAGTGGTGAATGActccgaagaagaaaaaggccAAACCAATC CCACTACTGTTGATGATCTGATACGAACACATGTGAACAAGCTGTTAGAAGATTCTTTGTTGGAACCAAGCAGTACGTTGGGGGTTTGTCTCACTTTTGTTGTCTCATGCATGAGGACAGCTAGTTACTGTAAAGCGATCCGTGATGCTGCTACAAGGACGTTTTCAAAGTTCATGTTGATTAG TCCCCATTTGGCGGAACGAGGCGCTTCGTTTCTGTTTACAGTCCTCTGTTGTGACGAAGAACctcaaatgagaaaatatctGCTAACAAGCAGTATCGATGTGTTGCGTCGTTTTCCAGCAATGTTGGAGAAATATGCACTGTTTATTTATAGAAT GACAAGAGACGAAGATGCATCTGTTCGGCTTACTGCGATACTGCACTTGACTCATTTGCTCTCCAATGACTTCCTTAAG CCACGTGGTTGTCTGTCAGATGTTGCATTTTGTATGTTGCCTTCAAAGTCGTCGAGTAGCGGCGAAAGAGAAGTGGCTGCTGCTGCTTGTAATCTTTTTACAGAACTATCAAAGAAG GGGACTCTTTTAGTAAATGTCCTTCCTGACATCATCTGTCGGCTGTCTCGCTATGGAGACAAAGTTTCAATGGATGCTTTCAAAACAGTTGTGAG TCGATTGCTGGGAATGATTGGAGATTATTCACACGACTTTATGGTGGAGAAGATGTGCCATCGCTTCGACTTTTGTGGAAG TAAAGAAGCAGTGGAGAATAATGAGAAGATCGCCCAATATTTCTCTCACTTCATCTCACAACTCACCCTTTCGGAGAAATCACTTTCAAAG ATGTGCTCGTTCCTTCCTCATTTTGCACCATTTCTCGACGACGACGTGATCTTTAACGACTTCACTGGGGTGGTTAAATCCTTCATGGACAATGACCCCACCACTTCTGCAAAG GAAACAGCAGAAGAATTGCTTCGTAAGATGGAGTACTTACACAAAAAATCGTGTTTATCTGAAGAGGAAAATAAGAGAATGTTAGAAAGCGTTGGCGTTATCAACCTTAATGTTTCAGTGgag aatgGTGCGGATGGTTGTCCGACTGCTGTATTCAGTTTTGAAGATTGCGAGCAGCCAATATAG